In Silurus meridionalis isolate SWU-2019-XX chromosome 7, ASM1480568v1, whole genome shotgun sequence, the genomic stretch ATTATAAAAGCAATGAACAGTTTTTCCCTTACTAGCTTCACTTTTCTCCATCTTCAAGAAATTAAtgaggcaacaaaaaaaaatgcagcttgtcatgttactgaGAAAACCAGAAAGTACAAACTGCTCTGTCCTGAGGTTGTTTGTACATAATAGAAAAAGTTGCACTAATATTAACGACTTTTAAGTgaagtcagtgtgtgtatttatatacattttgcagCTGAATCAACAGCTTCTGGCCAAACAAAATTGAGGATGTAACACTGTGGTGGTATAAGAAAACATAACTATCATTATCATATTAtacttttcaaaataaattgcTTTTTGCTCTCAGCCATAAACAGTCATATTACAGTATTGGTATACAGATGTCTGCTACTTACTTGTCAGAGCCgtcctgaacacacactttAGCATACAGGACGTCCACCATGGAAGGATCATCATTCATGTATTCTATTCCTTTTACCCGCAGAGCTAAAGGCTTTCCTTCTGTTAtgtctctgtaaaaaaaaaaaaaaaaattttttaaaagcataaaaaaatgacTATTACTGGAACATCATTTTTATTAGGAATATTATAACATAAAGCAATTTGCTCCTAAACTCTAACTGTTTAACTTCACTCATACCTGTTAAGCTGTTTCTCCACATTGATATGTTAATGCACTGTTCAATTAACATTATTATCTGAAATCTAAAATCTAACGTGTAAATGGAACAAATTGAAGTAAGCATCTATGTTTACAGGACATTcagaatatatgtatatactcaAAAATATTCAACAGGAGACTTCAGAAACATTCAGCGGACGAACTGATGAACAGTTCTACGCATCCCAGACGCACCTGATGAAACCTTGACACTGTGTGAGAAGCTCAGATGCTTGCATTACTTCCTGTTCATTTAGAAGGGCAAGGGTTCCTATGGTGAGGTGCAGCTTTGCTCGATTTTGGAAAACGCTCGCATCTACTCCCATGTCCTGTATGGAAATCAGACATGAACAAGTgagaacaaataaaatgcactttttgttgttgttctgaaTGATCCTGTCATATAATATGATCTACAATCTAGGAGCTCCAAAAGTACTGGCACCCATGTTTGGTTAATGATTATGAAAAAATGATGacaaatgatgaaaataaagtgtgaaACCTTTTTGTGGAACAATATTTCTGTAGATAATCTCACAGATTTGGAAATCTGACCTAGCCTAaattaaatgacattttaaaacccTTAAAGCCCAAAAGAATTTATTTTACCAAAGCCACGAGTTGGGAGGTATTTGGGTGGCATGTTTTAGCAGTGATAGTGCTGCTTCCTCACAGCTTCAGGGTCATTGGTTCAATCCTGATCCTGGCTTACTGTCTGTGTGAAGTTTGCGGTTTCTCTCAGTGTTCATTATCACCCGTTATCCAAAAACATGCAGCTAGGTGGTTTAGCCATGCAAAAACACCCATAAttgtgaacgagtgtgtgaatgtgtgtgtgtgtgtattatgtccTATGAAGGGCTGATATACTATCTGGGGTGAATCTCACTgtgttttgtctcatttatCATAATCGAGGCCTCAAAAGCCCTAAATACAAGGCGACAATAGTTATGAACTTTTGCCTGACGATGAATACAATCAGTTCctttgtttttaatacatttaaatcaaataaagacTTGATTTTCTCGTTAATGATTCTAAAACCCAGTATGACAGAATAAAGGATTATAATCCACAAATTGTTAAAAGTTTTTCAGCATTTTTGCAAAGCGGTGTCAACTGCCCACCTTCGCACACTGATCCAAGACCTCCTTTTTAAAGCGTTCAAACCCTTCCTGAATCTGTGGGTGGTTCAGAGCGAAAGACAGGAAGTGAGTGAACGGCTGTTTCCTGCGGAAGCTCTCGATTAAAACCTCGACACGTGTTAAAGCCGACGCTACTGCTGCCTTTTGAGAGCCGGTGATCACTGCAAAACCACAGAAAAAgcacaaactgcacagtgaACACAGTGTACTAACCAGTGTTCCTCAACCAAAATAACACCACGTACAATAACGCCTCCACCACATAACCACCGTTTTTCATTCTCGCAAACATCAACTTGAACATTTTGtggtaagataaaaaaaataaaaaatacaatacatgcTCCATATTGATgctcaaaaataaaatgttacaaatctggaaaaaaaaaaaaaaaaaggttacggTAGATGTTTTTACTtctatgaaaaatattttaaaaaaaaggttaaaataataataacctatCTTTCCCTCTACTCCTTGTTTAGGAATACTGATTGTAGTTTTAGTGTCTGCTTCCAACCGTCTCCGTGTCTCGCCTTTCTTTCCGATGATGTATCTttgaaaagaaatagaaaaagaaaaaactaattatATCCCAAATCAGGTTTTAATGTTATCAGGTCAATGtcaatcattctttttttttggaggaatTTTTAAGTGCAATCGTatgtaaaacaacaaacaacaaaaatcatccaaaaaataattgtttaatcaGTGAGTTAAAACCATGTTAAAGTTCTAAGGATTTATATTTAACACAGTGATTACATACTGACTTGTAAAGAACACTTGGGACGTCTATGGCACAGCGGAAGCCCTGGTCTGTCTGCTCAATGTTACTCGTGTCACAAGGCTCATCTATCCACTGCTCACTGACTGTAAAACAGCACAAATCAGGATTGAAGTTCAACTGATtgctattatatataaaaaacttataaaaaaaaaaaaaatagctgttcAAATATATTGCATTATGCAAGAATTATTTTCTGAATATCACATCAAACATAAATGTAATCTACGTATTTCaatcttgtttttattcttGAAATTGGTTTCAGGTCGAGTATTTCTGACAGATTTCGAGACATGAAATTGAAAGTATCACTTTGAAGCATCACCTGGTAAACACTAATAAAGACTTGTTTTTAAATGCTGCAGTCTAGAACAATGTTATGATAGAGACCTGAATGCACAAACGGCACCGTCACGTTAGGAAACGCGCCAGTTTGTTTTGTTGAGTTCTGTTTGCGTAAGCATTTGATTAATGTGAAGTGACTTACTTTTGCATATTAGAAAAGTATTATGTGGTTTGTTTCAGCACAGTTATGTGGAATTAGTCAGGTCAAATAGAACCttctctagtttttttttattttcataaaagccacagttaaaatgatttatagcatcatgaataataatttaaaaaaaaagatttatgcattAACAAATTATATCCACAGTCCACTTTCctacattctaaaaaaaaaaaagaaagtgtgaacTCATGTGTCTTCGATTCTGGATTCAGATTAAGCTGACTTAAGCATTTCTATCATTGGCacagacttaaaaaaaagaatctccTGGCCTTTTTCCAGTCTTTTCCAGCGCCtcatattcttgtttttgttgttgtagccCATCAACCTTAAGCTTCGATGTCTTATGGAGTCTATGATTCTTTTCAGCTCACAATGTTTGCAAAGGCTGCTTATCTGAGTTACTACTGACTATTCTtctctgatctctctcatcaacaTGGTGATCCAGCCTGCAGAACCACTGCAAAAGgaattgttttcttgttttccaCACCACTGTATGCAAAACTCTAGACAGTGAAAAATCCCATGTAATCAGCAGTTCCTGAAATGCTCAcaccaggtcatctgatgccaGCAACCATATTAAAGTTACAAAGAACACAATGTTTTCCCAGTCTGAGGTTCAAAGTGAACATTAACCGAGGCTCTTGACCTGCATCTGCATTTCACTTCTGCTTTATGTGCCGATTAGTTAATTGCATGAATGTTCCGGTGTTCCTAATAATAGCAGtgattgcatatttatttttaggcataatctcatttatttatgtgtacctcagtaaaatacagtatataggcATAACATGTAACCTGTTCCAGAGTATGAGAAagcctcctcctcttcatcttcataATGTTCTTCTTTAACAGCGTTTTTTCGGTAAATCCTGCCGTTGATGTTAATCAGCGCTGGCCTCAATACATCCATAGCGGTCTACAATTTCTGAAAGCCAATAAACATCCATGAATGAACATCACTTGTTTGTCACAGAAGTGACCCTTAGCGTGTTCAGTTAAGAAGCTTTAAATTCAAGTTCAGTTACTTGTTTCAGGACATTTGAACTGTAAATCTGCAGCAGTAGCTGAGTGTCTGAATAAACTGATCGAAAAGGAGTTACATTTATAGCGTTTGgtagacgctcttatccagagcaactgtTAGGTAGGCTAtatcttagtggttaaggtattgacccaaaggtcatgagttaaaatcccaacCACACAGAGCCACCACTCCTAGGCCCCTGAGACatgcccttaaccctataaCTGCTCACttgaatgaatgagataaacGTAAGTCGCACttgataagggcgtctgccaaatgcactaaatgtatatatacaacccaaccctaaccctatccctgcTTAAAGGCCACGTCCAAAGGCCCAGcaatggtagcttagtggtgctggaaTATCAAACTCACAAAGAAGTCCAACATAACCCCTTGGCTAACATTGCAACTTGCTGGCAgaatcaagctgccactgttgggccatTGAACAAAGCCTTTAACTAGGCTTTAAAGCAACGCTCAGTTGTTATAGGGTTAATGGCATGGCTCAGGGCCACAGGAGTGGTGgctctgtgtgtttgggatttgaactcatgactagggatgcaccgaaatgaaaattcttggccgaaatcgaaaaccgaaaaagaggaaagcaaggccgaaaaccgaaacaccgaaaataattatggcaattattattattaccattgcatttatggctatgactgtgtactaaccttgctaaaatcaaggcatttcaattgcataaattaatattaaagtttcaaaaaataaatcaattacaaattatgaaaatatttatttatagcacattgcaataatgcacaggataaaataaattaaaattcaaacttaaacttaaatgtttaacttaaatgcactcatgtgtaaattaaattataatgtaCAGACCCTCTggctgctgaaaggttgtaaaattaattatgttcttacataaaaacaaagtgcattcagaacaagtgcaactgcttaaagataatATTTTCACTGTAGGCCTACAACAAAATAGTGTATCAAAACAAAGACTGCTATAGCCCATATGTTAACTGTAGAActttaacaacaacaaatgcACCAAGAATTGCAGATGTGCAAAGtggataataaatatttaaaaactagACACGCCCATTCTACTTCTTGAGGTAAAGTGCCAGGTTTTTCTTGATGAAGAGTAGCTTCTCTGCTTTATCACAGTGAAGTCTGTTCCTTTTCTCATCGAGAACATGGGCTGCTGCACTGAACAGTCTCTCGCTGTCAGTGCTTGTGCACGGAACAGACAAGTACTTGCGTGCCAACTTTGCCAGGTCAGGAAAGCGCCTtgacactatcactgggaagctttctgccttttcaaaaacgtccgccacagacggagtgcgcatgctcggaggggttttgcttttctgtgccgcgttcctctcatattcagcatagcgatcgggatgtttggatttcaggtgataaattaaacccgacgtggagaaagtatTTGCAGACGTACCCCCTTTTGAAAATTTCGgctttacatgttttgcaaatcgctatccgtgggtctttctcagatatactgaaatacatccacaccgcagacatgttgtttcagacaagcacgtgcaggcagcggtttctgtttgcgtcaccacaacaaactgtttcgggcGTGTTGTTACGGTGATCAAACATTTTCGGTGGCTGAATATTCGGTGCATTCTTACTCATGACCTTTGGgtcaatgctttaaccactaagctacagcCAACAGTTGTTCTGGACGCCAATAAATGTAACTCCTTTTCCTTCAGTCCATTTACTTTCATTAactgcatttggcagaagcccttatcaagt encodes the following:
- the ascc1 gene encoding activating signal cointegrator 1 complex subunit 1: MDVLRPALININGRIYRKNAVKEEHYEDEEEEAFSYSGTVSEQWIDEPCDTSNIEQTDQGFRCAIDVPSVLYKYIIGKKGETRRRLEADTKTTISIPKQGVEGKIVITGSQKAAVASALTRVEVLIESFRRKQPFTHFLSFALNHPQIQEGFERFKKEVLDQCAKDMGVDASVFQNRAKLHLTIGTLALLNEQEVMQASELLTQCQGFIRDITEGKPLALRVKGIEYMNDDPSMVDVLYAKVCVQDGSDKLQQIADRLVESFVAAGLMVKEWDRVKLHATVMNTLFRKDPSAEDKGGAGRPSMKDREAFDSRNILERFKEFDFGECHLDAVQLSQRFSSDCTGYYSSAGRVTFT